One Niallia circulans DNA segment encodes these proteins:
- a CDS encoding alpha/beta hydrolase family protein has protein sequence MENRSMQPDDLYKYTWLSDATVNPQGKIAYVERTINKDKNNYSTNICFVSSNGGSIAKLSNEGKDSFPAWSPDGQSLAFLRNVDGKKQIFIVKDDNHAVQLTNHSHGIGSFQWSPRGDCFLFTSRVPEVNVNTDQGKVYEDLPFKSEGIGLKDEKYNHLFLIDTKESQCTQLTTGTFQISSPAWSPDGSEILYLRNTKSASTDQQKNNKTNDVFSINITTKLIDKKTDSSLLISKYNFLSDKKTLVLVANNQEFGSGTQNQLYKVSSDNNSPKSLLSPTLDLQFGNYALSDMKFAGGYPAPFADLEGNLYVLGTKHGSVHIYRYAQNGDFKAVTTGDKDIYHYIKSEDKKHLFYLAITKDCPSELYKLDLDTGEEVKLTNYHEELTHTFAAAVVEDFWFNSFDGTKIQGWLMSPKHKPAGEKTPLILQIHGGPHAMYTGTFNHEFQVLVSKGYSVMFINPRGSFGYGQDFAKACRGEFSEGDYQDIMSGLDYVLSSYSFVDTQRLGVSGGSYGGLMTNWIVSQTNRFNVAISQRSITNWISFYGMSDIGISYTDAMLGGNPWDNINMLWEKSPLAHVKNISTPLLILHGEEDLRCPVEQSDQLFTALKKWERTTKLIRYPKSNHTFMKNGKPSYRIHFLEEVTAWIEAYI, from the coding sequence GTGGAAAATCGCTCGATGCAACCAGACGATCTTTATAAATACACGTGGCTTAGTGATGCTACTGTCAATCCTCAAGGCAAAATTGCCTATGTGGAACGTACAATCAACAAGGACAAAAACAATTATTCTACTAATATTTGTTTTGTATCTAGTAACGGAGGAAGCATTGCCAAGCTTTCAAACGAAGGAAAGGATTCTTTCCCTGCTTGGTCCCCTGATGGACAAAGCCTCGCGTTTTTACGAAACGTTGACGGAAAAAAACAAATATTTATCGTCAAAGATGATAATCATGCTGTCCAGTTGACAAATCACAGCCATGGAATCGGCAGTTTCCAATGGTCCCCTCGTGGAGATTGTTTTTTGTTTACTTCAAGAGTGCCTGAAGTAAATGTGAACACTGATCAAGGAAAGGTATATGAGGATCTACCATTTAAAAGTGAAGGAATTGGTTTAAAGGATGAAAAGTATAACCACCTTTTCCTTATAGATACAAAAGAAAGCCAATGCACACAATTAACAACGGGAACTTTCCAAATTTCAAGTCCTGCTTGGTCTCCAGATGGGTCTGAAATATTGTATTTGCGCAATACAAAAAGTGCATCAACAGACCAGCAGAAAAATAATAAAACTAATGATGTTTTTTCCATTAATATAACAACAAAGTTAATCGATAAAAAAACAGATTCCAGTTTATTAATTAGCAAATATAACTTTTTATCGGATAAAAAAACACTAGTACTAGTTGCTAATAATCAAGAGTTTGGAAGTGGAACACAAAACCAACTATATAAAGTTTCAAGTGATAATAACTCTCCTAAATCATTATTATCCCCCACACTTGATTTACAATTTGGAAATTATGCATTAAGTGACATGAAATTTGCTGGTGGCTATCCAGCGCCATTTGCTGATTTAGAAGGGAATTTATATGTGCTTGGCACAAAACATGGGAGTGTCCATATATATCGCTATGCTCAAAATGGCGATTTTAAAGCTGTTACAACTGGTGATAAAGATATTTATCATTACATCAAATCAGAAGATAAAAAACATTTATTCTATTTAGCTATTACTAAAGACTGTCCAAGCGAACTGTATAAGCTTGATTTGGATACAGGTGAAGAAGTAAAGCTCACCAATTATCATGAGGAACTTACTCATACATTTGCTGCAGCTGTGGTTGAGGATTTTTGGTTTAACTCCTTTGATGGGACAAAAATTCAAGGCTGGTTGATGAGCCCAAAGCATAAGCCTGCAGGAGAAAAGACACCATTGATTTTACAAATCCATGGAGGTCCACATGCTATGTATACGGGAACCTTTAACCATGAATTTCAAGTATTAGTGTCAAAGGGATATAGTGTTATGTTTATCAATCCAAGAGGAAGCTTTGGATATGGTCAGGATTTTGCTAAAGCGTGCCGAGGAGAGTTCAGTGAAGGAGATTATCAAGATATCATGAGTGGTCTGGACTATGTGTTAAGCAGCTACTCTTTCGTTGATACTCAAAGGCTAGGAGTTTCAGGGGGAAGCTACGGTGGGTTAATGACAAACTGGATTGTTTCTCAAACAAATCGCTTTAATGTTGCTATATCACAAAGAAGTATTACCAATTGGATTTCCTTTTATGGAATGAGTGATATCGGTATTTCTTATACGGATGCAATGCTTGGAGGAAATCCTTGGGACAATATAAATATGCTATGGGAAAAATCACCTTTAGCACATGTGAAAAACATAAGCACACCATTGCTCATTCTACATGGCGAGGAGGATCTGCGCTGTCCCGTTGAACAGTCTGATCAACTATTTACAGCACTTAAAAAGTGGGAGCGAACAACAAAACTTATTCGTTATCCAAAATCAAACCATACATTTATGAAAAATGGAAAACCATCCTATCGGATTCATTTTTTAGAAGAAGTCACAGCTTGGATTGAGGCATATATTTAA
- a CDS encoding ABC transporter ATP-binding protein, with the protein MPSNLLEVKDLKTVFHVEDGVLPAVNGISFSVSTGETLAIVGESGSGKSVTSLSIMGLLGDPGEVIGGEVNFNNEDLLHMSRKELNKYRGNDISMIFQEPMTSLNPVFTIGFQISEVIRRHKGLNKQEAKAKSIEMLERVGIPNAAKVASNFPHQLSGGMRQRVMIAIALACVPKLLIADEPTTALDVTIQAQILELIGALSKEENTGVILITHDLGVVAEMADKVAVMYAGEIVEEAPVKVLFKNPSHPYTIGLLGSIPRMDVDTEILDSIPGTVPNLLEMPDGCPFHPRCAFAVDECKAVKPALVKKAENHSVRCIRAKEVYNEFRAK; encoded by the coding sequence ATGCCATCAAATTTACTCGAAGTAAAAGATTTAAAAACAGTTTTTCATGTGGAAGATGGTGTGTTGCCTGCAGTAAATGGGATTAGTTTCTCTGTTAGTACTGGTGAAACATTAGCAATCGTAGGAGAATCGGGCAGCGGCAAAAGTGTTACTTCTCTATCCATTATGGGTTTGCTTGGTGATCCTGGTGAGGTTATTGGCGGGGAAGTGAACTTTAATAACGAAGACTTGCTGCATATGTCCCGCAAAGAATTAAATAAATACCGCGGCAATGACATTTCGATGATTTTTCAGGAGCCAATGACTTCCTTAAATCCTGTTTTTACAATTGGATTTCAAATTAGTGAGGTTATTAGAAGACATAAAGGTTTAAATAAGCAAGAGGCAAAAGCAAAAAGTATTGAAATGCTTGAGCGTGTTGGAATTCCAAATGCAGCAAAGGTTGCAAGCAACTTTCCACATCAATTATCAGGAGGAATGAGGCAAAGGGTGATGATTGCGATCGCTTTAGCTTGTGTTCCTAAACTATTAATTGCAGATGAGCCAACGACTGCCTTGGATGTTACGATCCAAGCCCAAATCCTTGAGTTAATCGGAGCGCTAAGCAAGGAAGAAAATACTGGAGTCATATTAATTACGCATGACCTTGGCGTTGTAGCAGAAATGGCAGATAAGGTAGCAGTTATGTATGCTGGTGAAATTGTAGAGGAAGCGCCGGTTAAAGTGTTATTTAAAAACCCCTCCCATCCATACACAATTGGTTTGTTAGGATCAATCCCAAGAATGGATGTAGATACAGAAATCTTGGATTCAATTCCAGGAACGGTTCCGAATTTATTGGAAATGCCTGATGGATGTCCATTTCATCCAAGATGTGCTTTTGCTGTTGACGAATGTAAAGCAGTAAAACCAGCTCTAGTGAAAAAGGCGGAGAACCATTCGGTTAGGTGCATACGAGCTAAGGAGGTTTACAATGAATTCAGAGCAAAGTAG
- a CDS encoding FadR/GntR family transcriptional regulator: protein MFPESEFQFETVSPKKVSDFILDQLEEAIILKELLSGEQLPTERELATIFKTSRLAIREALSILEERGLIEKRIGAKGGTFVLPLTLNSHMRNKAELRKDWDQMIKIFEFRSIIEPEAAYLAAKRITNEELMKLRDYLRMSIEPECSRELFRSLDVKFHLAIAKASGNEYFEKAVRMIRTKINPALDLMPYSDKVKTVNYEGHISLLKALEKQDGEQSKEIMRLHISNSENAIYSKVFSSEE, encoded by the coding sequence ATGTTTCCGGAGTCAGAATTTCAATTTGAGACAGTTTCGCCAAAGAAGGTGAGTGATTTTATATTAGATCAGCTAGAGGAAGCTATCATCCTGAAGGAGCTTCTGTCTGGTGAGCAATTACCTACAGAGCGTGAACTGGCAACAATCTTCAAAACGAGCCGTTTAGCTATTCGTGAGGCGTTGTCCATATTAGAAGAGCGAGGCTTGATTGAGAAAAGAATTGGTGCAAAAGGGGGGACATTCGTTCTTCCATTAACGCTAAATTCTCATATGCGAAACAAGGCAGAGCTAAGAAAAGACTGGGATCAGATGATAAAAATATTTGAATTTAGATCAATAATTGAGCCAGAGGCCGCCTATCTTGCTGCAAAAAGAATAACGAATGAAGAATTAATGAAGCTAAGAGACTATTTGAGAATGAGCATAGAACCAGAATGTTCTCGGGAATTATTTCGTTCATTGGATGTAAAGTTTCACTTAGCAATTGCTAAGGCATCTGGCAATGAATATTTCGAAAAGGCTGTAAGAATGATTAGAACGAAAATTAATCCTGCCCTTGACTTAATGCCATATAGCGACAAGGTGAAGACGGTTAACTATGAAGGCCACATAAGCCTGCTTAAAGCATTAGAAAAGCAGGATGGAGAACAATCAAAAGAGATTATGAGATTACATATTTCCAATTCAGAAAATGCCATTTATTCAAAAGTATTTTCCTCAGAAGAATAA
- a CDS encoding M20 metallopeptidase family protein yields the protein MELSDLLKRAEELKQQLSIWRRDFHTNPELGYQELRTAAKVEEHLKRLGLEVETGVGKTGVTGLLRGQEPGPTIGIRADMDALPIQDEKEVTYRSSNANVAHLCGHDAHTSILMGAAELFTSLGKPKKGNIKFIFQPAEELLAGAAAMIADGVLENPKVDAIIGLHVNPSLRVGEIGITYGVVCASVDNISIKIIGKGGHGARPHEGKDSILIASQVIVALQNISSRMIDPLEPVVVSIGKINGGTIGTAIATSVEMEGTVRTLSPAIREKIPQLMEQVIKGVVSAFDADYEFSYELNYPSLENNKDLIDLVSETSAEILGAEQCKLLNASTGGEDFSFYAEQIPGAFFRLGVGNGSLETSYPLHHPSFDLDEEGLYYGVAMLTGTALKYLEN from the coding sequence TTGGAATTATCTGATTTGCTCAAAAGAGCAGAAGAATTAAAACAGCAGCTAAGCATATGGCGCAGAGATTTTCATACGAATCCAGAGCTGGGTTATCAGGAGCTTCGCACTGCGGCTAAAGTAGAAGAGCATCTTAAACGACTTGGCCTAGAGGTTGAAACTGGTGTTGGTAAGACTGGCGTTACTGGTTTGCTTAGAGGGCAAGAGCCGGGCCCAACGATTGGTATTCGAGCAGATATGGATGCATTGCCAATTCAAGATGAAAAGGAGGTGACTTATCGCTCTTCCAATGCTAACGTTGCACATCTATGTGGCCATGATGCACATACAAGTATACTTATGGGAGCTGCAGAGCTATTCACCTCACTTGGCAAACCGAAAAAAGGCAATATTAAATTTATCTTTCAGCCAGCAGAAGAATTATTAGCAGGTGCTGCTGCGATGATTGCCGATGGAGTCTTAGAGAATCCTAAGGTGGATGCTATCATCGGTTTGCATGTTAACCCTAGTTTGCGAGTGGGTGAAATTGGTATTACATATGGAGTTGTATGCGCGTCTGTTGATAATATCAGCATCAAAATTATCGGAAAAGGAGGTCATGGAGCTAGACCTCATGAAGGGAAAGATTCAATTTTAATTGCTTCCCAGGTTATCGTCGCACTGCAAAATATCAGCAGCAGAATGATAGATCCGCTAGAACCAGTAGTAGTGTCTATTGGAAAAATTAATGGTGGAACCATTGGAACAGCAATAGCTACTAGTGTTGAGATGGAGGGAACAGTGAGAACACTGTCACCAGCCATTAGGGAAAAAATTCCGCAACTAATGGAGCAAGTAATAAAAGGAGTTGTGAGCGCATTTGATGCTGATTATGAATTTAGTTACGAGCTGAACTATCCCTCACTAGAAAATAATAAAGACCTGATAGATTTGGTCTCAGAAACCAGTGCTGAAATTCTTGGTGCAGAACAATGTAAGTTACTGAATGCATCAACTGGCGGAGAAGACTTTAGTTTCTATGCAGAGCAAATTCCTGGTGCCTTTTTCCGCTTAGGAGTTGGCAATGGTTCTTTAGAAACATCCTATCCGCTGCATCATCCTAGCTTCGATTTAGACGAGGAAGGCTTGTATTACGGGGTAGCAATGTTAACAGGCACCGCACTTAAATATTTAGAAAATTAG
- a CDS encoding ABC transporter permease/substrate-binding protein, which translates to MSNLYQAFLERKGELLKDLIQHIEISFIALFFALVIAVPLGIYLTRKKKAAEIIIGITSVFQTIPSLALLGLLIPIVGIGTIPAIIALVIYALLPILRNIYTGIKEVDPNLIEAAKGLGMNNRRLLFKVELPLAMPVIMAGIRTAMVLIIGTATIAALIGAGGLGDLITVGISRNDTSLILLGAIPAALLALFFDFLLRQFEKLSFKKAFISIVSVIVIAFLIITVSALNQPKGADITIGGKMGPEPEILMNMYKLLIEEDSSLTVDIKPNLGGTTFVYNALTSGSIDIYPEFTGTVIVDLLKDQPESTDRLEVYNQAKEGALTKLNLVLLKPMKYNNTYALAVPAALAEQYDLKTISDLKAIEGSIKAGFTPEFPERQDGYVGIQNLYGIQFSKVNIMQPELRYAAVKRGDINIVDAYSTDSEIQRNNLTVLEDDKNLFPPYQGAPILKKETLEKYPELEDILNKLADQITDDEMREMNYEVAVDKKKASDVAKTFLEGKNLLNN; encoded by the coding sequence GTGAGTAATCTATATCAAGCCTTCTTAGAAAGAAAAGGGGAGTTATTAAAGGATTTAATTCAGCATATTGAAATATCATTTATTGCGCTCTTTTTTGCATTAGTTATTGCAGTTCCACTTGGAATTTATTTAACAAGAAAGAAAAAGGCTGCCGAAATCATTATCGGCATCACATCTGTATTTCAAACAATACCATCTTTAGCTTTATTAGGTTTACTTATTCCGATTGTTGGAATCGGGACAATCCCAGCAATTATTGCATTGGTTATTTACGCGTTACTTCCAATTTTAAGGAATATTTATACAGGCATAAAAGAGGTTGATCCAAATTTAATTGAGGCAGCAAAAGGGTTAGGGATGAATAATCGAAGACTGTTATTTAAGGTAGAGCTACCTCTTGCCATGCCAGTAATAATGGCAGGGATAAGAACAGCGATGGTTCTTATCATTGGTACAGCTACAATTGCTGCACTTATTGGTGCGGGAGGCTTAGGTGATTTAATTACAGTGGGGATCAGCAGAAATGATACTAGTCTTATTTTATTAGGAGCCATTCCAGCAGCTCTGTTAGCACTGTTTTTTGACTTCTTATTAAGGCAATTTGAAAAGCTTTCCTTTAAGAAAGCATTTATTTCAATCGTATCTGTCATCGTAATTGCTTTCTTAATTATAACTGTATCTGCTTTAAACCAGCCTAAAGGTGCAGATATAACAATTGGCGGCAAAATGGGACCAGAGCCGGAAATATTAATGAATATGTATAAGCTGCTGATTGAAGAGGATTCTTCCTTAACAGTTGACATCAAACCAAACTTGGGAGGAACTACTTTTGTCTATAACGCTTTAACATCAGGAAGTATAGATATTTATCCAGAATTTACAGGAACCGTAATAGTCGATCTTTTAAAAGACCAGCCGGAAAGTACGGATAGACTAGAGGTTTACAATCAAGCGAAAGAAGGAGCTTTAACTAAATTGAATTTAGTTTTGCTGAAGCCAATGAAATACAATAACACATACGCTTTAGCTGTTCCCGCAGCACTTGCCGAACAATATGATTTAAAGACCATTTCCGACTTAAAAGCAATCGAAGGAAGTATAAAAGCAGGCTTTACACCAGAGTTTCCAGAACGTCAAGATGGATATGTTGGCATTCAAAATCTCTATGGCATACAGTTCTCCAAGGTAAATATCATGCAGCCAGAACTAAGATATGCTGCTGTTAAAAGAGGCGATATAAATATAGTTGATGCCTATTCAACAGATAGCGAAATCCAACGAAATAACTTAACTGTTTTAGAAGACGACAAGAACCTGTTTCCACCATATCAAGGAGCACCAATCCTGAAAAAAGAGACGTTAGAGAAATATCCAGAGCTGGAAGACATACTAAATAAACTAGCCGATCAAATAACGGATGATGAAATGAGAGAAATGAACTATGAAGTTGCGGTGGATAAGAAAAAAGCAAGCGATGTTGCTAAAACATTTTTAGAAGGGAAGAACTTACTTAATAACTAA
- a CDS encoding ABC transporter permease has protein sequence MGKYIIKSLLQMIPVLFLITVIVFILVRVTGDPVALMLPETATEQDRLELTKALGLDEPLYVQYGVFIKSAVQGDFGISYHYGQQALPLVLERIPASFELAFVAMLFSTLVAIPLGILSALKRNSFLDLIISGISVLGKAMPNFWVGIMVILLFSVILGIFPVSGRGGFSHIILPAFTLGVGLFAQMTRLIRANMLEILNQDYIRTARSKGIMEMVVVGRHALRNGLISVVTVMSLQFTSLISGALITETVFAWPGLGQLLVTAVNNKDMAIIQASVFIIAILVILINLLTDIIYRFLDPRIKYS, from the coding sequence TTGGGAAAGTATATTATCAAGTCACTTCTGCAAATGATTCCAGTATTATTCTTAATTACGGTAATCGTCTTTATTTTAGTGCGCGTTACAGGTGATCCTGTAGCATTAATGCTTCCAGAAACTGCGACAGAACAAGACCGTCTTGAGCTAACGAAAGCATTGGGACTTGATGAACCACTATATGTACAGTATGGCGTATTTATAAAAAGTGCCGTACAAGGAGATTTTGGAATTTCTTATCACTACGGACAACAAGCTCTGCCTTTAGTGCTCGAGCGTATACCAGCAAGCTTTGAACTAGCATTTGTAGCAATGCTTTTTTCCACATTAGTAGCCATTCCTCTAGGGATTCTATCTGCTTTGAAACGAAATTCTTTTTTGGATTTGATTATCTCAGGAATTTCCGTTCTTGGTAAAGCAATGCCTAATTTCTGGGTAGGTATTATGGTCATATTATTGTTCTCTGTTATCCTCGGGATTTTCCCTGTGTCGGGAAGAGGTGGCTTTAGTCACATCATTTTACCTGCCTTTACTTTAGGTGTAGGTTTGTTTGCACAGATGACTAGATTGATTAGAGCGAATATGCTGGAAATTTTAAATCAAGATTATATAAGAACGGCAAGAAGTAAAGGGATTATGGAGATGGTTGTAGTTGGACGGCATGCATTGAGGAATGGATTAATCTCTGTTGTAACAGTAATGAGCTTACAATTTACTAGCTTAATATCAGGAGCTCTTATAACGGAAACCGTATTTGCATGGCCTGGACTCGGGCAATTACTAGTGACAGCAGTCAACAACAAGGATATGGCAATTATACAAGCATCCGTATTTATTATTGCAATTCTAGTTATCTTAATAAACCTTTTGACAGATATTATTTATCGATTCTTGGATCCAAGAATTAAATACAGCTAA
- a CDS encoding ABC transporter ATP-binding protein: MNSEQSSQAILKVVNLQKHYPIKKGAFSKKSYFRAVDGLDFEVNKGETFGVVGESGCGKSTMGLMITQLLEQTEGDIWFDGNHLNQLNEKKKRELRRDLQIVFQDPFSSLNPRMKVFDIVAEPLRVHGIAKGEKLREEVMNLLKVVGLGEHHADRHPHEFSGGQRQRIGIARALALKPKLIVCDEPVSALDVSVQAQILNLLKQLQKKFNLTYIFIAHGLPSVKHISDRIAVMYMGKIVELADKNELFNNVKHPYTEALLSAIPVLNPFEKKDRIVLQGEIPNPANPPSGCTFHTRCPYAREMCKTEQPALMEHADGHFAACHFPLA, from the coding sequence ATGAATTCAGAGCAAAGTAGTCAAGCCATTTTAAAAGTGGTTAATCTACAAAAACATTATCCAATAAAGAAGGGTGCTTTTTCAAAAAAAAGCTATTTTAGAGCGGTGGATGGCTTAGATTTCGAAGTTAACAAGGGGGAAACCTTTGGAGTTGTTGGTGAATCGGGATGCGGTAAATCAACGATGGGCTTAATGATTACGCAGCTGTTAGAACAAACAGAGGGCGATATTTGGTTTGATGGAAATCATTTAAATCAACTAAATGAAAAGAAGAAGCGGGAATTGCGAAGGGATTTACAAATTGTTTTTCAAGATCCATTTTCCTCCTTGAATCCAAGAATGAAGGTATTTGATATTGTAGCTGAACCTCTTAGAGTGCATGGAATTGCGAAAGGGGAGAAACTGCGAGAAGAGGTAATGAATCTGCTTAAAGTAGTTGGTCTAGGAGAGCATCACGCAGACAGGCACCCGCATGAGTTTAGCGGCGGACAGCGTCAGCGGATTGGAATTGCAAGAGCGCTTGCGTTAAAGCCGAAATTAATAGTTTGTGATGAACCTGTATCAGCACTTGATGTTTCTGTTCAAGCGCAAATACTTAACCTGTTAAAGCAACTGCAAAAAAAGTTCAATCTAACCTATATATTCATTGCTCATGGGCTGCCGTCTGTTAAGCATATAAGTGATCGGATTGCCGTTATGTATATGGGCAAAATTGTTGAGCTTGCTGATAAAAATGAGCTGTTTAATAATGTCAAACACCCATATACGGAAGCACTGTTGTCTGCAATTCCTGTTTTGAACCCATTTGAGAAGAAGGACAGAATTGTCTTGCAAGGTGAAATTCCTAATCCTGCTAATCCGCCAAGTGGATGCACATTTCATACTAGATGCCCATATGCCCGCGAGATGTGCAAGACAGAGCAGCCAGCACTTATGGAGCATGCAGACGGGCATTTTGCAGCATGCCATTTTCCATTAGCATAA
- a CDS encoding ABC transporter permease: MNSSRPKKSELKRWIKQLLKSKTGVVGAVIVLFTVVIAIFAPLLAPYDPGKVAPLMRLKPPMWMEGGTIEHILGTDNLGRDILSRILYGSRVSLIVGIGAVLVSGLIGAVLGLLAGFYGGWINAIIMRTADAFLAIPTILLMLVVLAVVGPGLSTLIFVIGITNWVSYARVVRGEVLSIKEREFIKSVVAIGARKSRIIFLHILPNVISSFIIISGMSVATTIVLEASLSFLGLGIKSPAVSWGGMLSDGRQYVATAWWVATFPGLAITITVLGVIFLGDWLRDMLDPRLKAKK; the protein is encoded by the coding sequence ATAAATTCTAGTCGTCCGAAAAAAAGTGAGCTGAAGCGTTGGATAAAACAATTATTGAAAAGCAAGACGGGTGTTGTTGGGGCGGTTATTGTTCTGTTTACGGTTGTTATTGCCATATTTGCCCCGTTATTAGCTCCCTATGATCCAGGAAAAGTAGCCCCATTAATGAGACTTAAACCACCAATGTGGATGGAGGGCGGCACGATTGAACATATATTAGGTACTGATAATCTAGGCAGAGATATTTTAAGCCGTATCTTATATGGCTCAAGGGTTTCACTTATTGTCGGAATCGGTGCCGTACTTGTTTCTGGTTTAATCGGAGCAGTTTTAGGTTTGCTTGCCGGATTTTATGGTGGCTGGATTAACGCCATAATCATGAGAACTGCGGATGCTTTTTTAGCAATCCCGACAATTTTATTAATGCTCGTTGTGTTAGCAGTTGTTGGTCCGGGACTATCCACTTTAATTTTTGTTATTGGGATAACAAATTGGGTTTCTTATGCACGGGTTGTCCGCGGGGAAGTATTAAGTATAAAAGAGCGTGAGTTTATAAAATCAGTCGTTGCAATTGGAGCAAGGAAAAGTAGAATCATATTTTTGCATATTCTTCCTAATGTCATTTCCTCCTTCATCATTATTTCTGGTATGAGCGTAGCAACCACCATCGTTTTAGAAGCTTCCTTAAGTTTTCTTGGTTTAGGTATTAAATCACCTGCCGTTTCATGGGGCGGAATGCTGAGTGATGGACGTCAGTACGTTGCTACAGCATGGTGGGTAGCTACTTTCCCTGGCCTTGCGATAACAATTACAGTACTAGGCGTAATCTTTTTAGGCGATTGGCTTCGAGATATGCTTGATCCTCGATTAAAAGCAAAAAAATGA
- a CDS encoding ABC transporter substrate-binding protein: MKNKKYKFLSLVVSLIAVLIISACSNSTNSSGDSTTTEKQDNVLTFANATDIESFDIHNNNNTMSEAVLVNMFDYLIQNDSDGNKIPVLATEWKQVDDTTWQFKLRDDVKFHNGDSFTAADVKFTLERVAKDSSLKQNYLYKQIKEVQIVDDYTVNIITEVPDPILLNRLSRMGSGMLPSKYIEEKGMDEFLKNPVGTGPYKFSSWTKDDRLELVKNDDYFGGDVTWEKVVFRTIPEASTRVSELLAGGIDIAATIPTTDVARIEETDGKTIASAPTRRVLQLILRHTEGTVTADPVVREAIDLAIDKQSIVDSIAGGAGVLTRTSVTPGNFGADPSLYKTSLYDVEKAKKLLKDAGYTKDDLKISFSVASQYGEYAEVIAAMLTEVGFEVDLNILEATAFYEQFNSKSFGEIFMIGIGNSLNDASNNYGRYMLDQAAGETDYNNPEVEKLLQDALVNMDPESREAEYQKVQQIFAEDRPAVYLFQMEGVFGVTDSIKYSPREDEMYYAQEITPAN; encoded by the coding sequence TTGAAAAATAAAAAATATAAATTTTTAAGTTTAGTAGTTTCTTTGATTGCCGTTCTAATCATTTCAGCCTGCAGTAACAGCACTAATTCAAGTGGAGATAGCACTACTACTGAAAAACAAGACAATGTATTAACATTTGCTAACGCAACAGATATTGAAAGCTTCGATATTCATAATAATAACAATACAATGAGTGAAGCTGTCCTTGTTAATATGTTTGATTACCTTATTCAAAACGATAGTGACGGAAATAAAATTCCTGTACTTGCTACAGAATGGAAGCAAGTCGATGATACAACTTGGCAGTTTAAACTGCGTGATGATGTTAAGTTTCACAATGGCGATTCATTCACAGCAGCTGACGTTAAATTTACTTTAGAAAGAGTTGCTAAGGATAGTTCTTTAAAACAAAACTACCTGTATAAGCAAATTAAAGAAGTACAAATTGTCGATGATTATACAGTTAATATCATCACAGAGGTTCCAGATCCAATTCTGCTAAATAGACTGTCAAGAATGGGTTCAGGTATGCTTCCATCCAAATATATTGAAGAAAAAGGTATGGATGAATTTCTGAAAAATCCTGTTGGTACAGGTCCATATAAATTCAGCAGCTGGACAAAAGACGATCGCTTAGAGCTAGTGAAAAACGATGATTATTTCGGTGGAGATGTTACATGGGAAAAAGTAGTTTTCCGTACAATTCCTGAAGCTTCTACAAGAGTATCAGAATTACTAGCAGGTGGGATTGATATTGCAGCGACAATTCCAACAACAGATGTAGCGCGTATTGAAGAAACAGATGGTAAAACGATTGCTTCTGCACCAACTAGAAGAGTATTGCAGCTTATCCTTCGTCATACAGAGGGAACAGTGACTGCAGATCCCGTTGTTCGTGAGGCGATTGATTTAGCGATTGATAAGCAATCAATTGTTGATAGCATTGCAGGCGGAGCAGGTGTACTAACAAGAACATCTGTGACACCAGGTAACTTTGGTGCAGATCCATCACTATATAAAACTTCTTTATATGATGTAGAAAAAGCTAAGAAATTATTAAAAGATGCAGGTTATACAAAAGATGACCTTAAGATAAGCTTCTCTGTAGCTAGTCAATATGGCGAATATGCAGAAGTAATTGCTGCGATGCTAACAGAGGTTGGCTTTGAGGTTGACCTTAATATTTTAGAAGCAACTGCATTCTATGAGCAGTTCAACTCTAAGTCATTCGGCGAGATATTCATGATTGGGATTGGTAACTCCTTAAATGATGCATCAAACAACTATGGTCGTTACATGCTTGATCAAGCCGCAGGAGAAACTGACTATAATAACCCAGAAGTAGAGAAATTACTGCAGGATGCTCTTGTAAATATGGATCCTGAATCTCGTGAGGCAGAGTATCAAAAAGTACAGCAAATCTTTGCAGAAGACAGACCAGCAGTATACCTATTCCAAATGGAAGGTGTATTCGGAGTAACGGACAGCATTAAATATTCTCCAAGAGAAGATGAAATGTATTATGCCCAAGAAATTACTCCAGCCAACTAA